Within the Gopherus flavomarginatus isolate rGopFla2 chromosome 8, rGopFla2.mat.asm, whole genome shotgun sequence genome, the region TGTATTATAATGAGCATCATGCATTCTCCATGCTGAACTCCACAGACAGAGGCTTATGACAGGAGGGCGGTAATCCTACTAGCATTTGGTCTTATTTCTCAAATACCTTCCCTTCTAATCAACCATTTTCAATCCTATCAAATTTGGATAACCATGATCATGAGAAGATCATGCAGTTGCCTTAGTATCTGCATCACTGTCATAATATGCAGGCTCCTTATCCTCTTCTAGGCTAGAAGAGCTGCTAGCTGTAGCCTCTCCATCTCTAGGAGTGGGGCCTGAGATACATTCCACTAAGCAAGGAGTTGCAGTCTTATCAGGCTTATAGATGAAAACTTTGGAAGAATTTTTTGAAACTAGTGCCCCTGCAGAGGCACGTCAGGGAGCAGGCATCATTAGTCAGACATACAAATGCATAGGTTAAACAGCAGAACTTTAGGACTGAGAGCTAGTTTCAAGGCCCCTCATGATACTAGGTGTAGCTAACActttatttctttctatatttgTGCTCTGCTCAGAATAAAGGACTATGAGGGTCAAGTATATTAACCTTAAAAGCTATTGTCATCAACTAGACCCTCTGGTGCTGTGGGACCCTGACTCCCCCTACCTGTGAATTCTCCTGTATGCATCTTGCTCCTCCTGGCACAAGATCTTGGGCAGCTCCACCGCCGATTCCAGGCACACTTTGCCAATGGTGTCATGGGGAACAACATGAATAGGAATTTCAATCCTCTCATACCTGCAAGATGATCATGTGCAAGTTACTGCCCCTACCCCTGTGGTATGCTGCTTTAGACAGTCCTATATTCCATACAGCAGTAATGGCTTGCCCAACAGTGACATCACTATAGGTTTGCTGCCACGCAGGCTTGCTCATGCTGACTGACAAATGAGAAGCAGTTTGTAATGGAGTTCATTACCCAGTTTAGGAATGGGAAAAAAGAGTAGCTAGGAAGTCAGCATCGGCGACAGCCCCTGATAAGCGTATGAGCATTATGGCTTAGATTCCCCTTTAGAAATTTGTCCACTTTCAAGCAGGAAATGAGACCTCCTTTAAGCATCCATAATTACTGGGATTAACACAACATTTAGTTCTACGTTCAGATGATCAAACAATAATAGTACTACTCAGTTACCAAGGAAAACTGACAATTAAAAGGAGACAGAAGAGACTGATCATTTCTCTCCTGTGAGATGAATGTTAAGAATCTTTTCAGACAGTACTTACTCTGAGCTCTTCTGAGCCTGAATTGACTGGAAACAGGTGTAGAGTATCCGGCCTGTCTAAAAGAATCAGCAGAGATAAACATCAGACTATGAGCAATGAGAGCTCACCTGAAACTCAAACATGCAAATAATACTTTCCCTGAGGGTTCAAATGTACCACTTTTtggtgagggaggaggaaggaaaaaatcttAAGCAAAAATACTGAGACACACACtatagcagtgattctcaaacttttgtactggtgacccctttcacatagcaagcgtctgagtaaattaaaaacactttttaatgtatttaacaccattataaatgctggaggcaaagcagggtttggggtggaggctgacagttcacaactccccatgtaataactttgtgacACCCTGAAGGGTCCCGACCCCCTGCACTGCAGACTATATTAACTATCACATGAAAACTCTTTAATCAGATGGTTCTGATTTAACCAACAAAAACCTGGAAAACCTGGTCAAAGGCAACATTTCATTCCCAGTTCATCCCAACTGTTAGCTTCTCAGAGGGGACAATGATGTTAGACAAAACTCTCTGAACTAATTAGACACAACAGGCCTGAAAAACAGGACAAAAAAAGTCTATACTGAATGGAATGTGTTATTGTGGTGCAGTAAGTTACCTTTTGATGCACACACAAGCACACCATACCCATTCTGTCTGGTCCCAGAGCTCAAACACCAGCAGAGCTATGAAACAATCTATAGGCTGCAGAATTCTACTGGGGGAATTTACAAATGCACCAAACCTATTAACCTATCATTTCCCATCAAGTTTTCTTGCTACATTTGCCAATTATAAATTGGAGCTAAACACAAGTTTGCTTCTTCCAGAGCATTTTCTCAAACCACATTCAACTGTAGCATTGAATATATTTGTGACCAAAGCAGCCTGGAGATTAATTCACATCTGTGCTGCATTTACACTGATTACATTCCAGCAggcccctgacccagctccagagtGAACCCTAATTTCAGATACCATTCAGGGTTAAACGTAAGACTTCACCTCCGCATCAAAGCTGAAGCTTGAAACTGGCATATGAAGGGTTTCTCTCCATTTACAAGTTGCCTACCTTTGTGTTCTTGTCCTCAATGAAACAGGAGAAGATGAGCCCCACAAAGCCCTGGTCCATCATCTGATACATGGCTTGAGTGCGAACATCTGCAGGtgtgaatgaaaacaaaataaacagccTACTGCTAAGCAGTGAAGGACTGTGCCCGTCACCTGAAGCACCAGGCAAAGACCTGCCACCTTTCCAGATACCACTCTTTATTTTCATtctagtcaattttttttttgggggggggaaggggtggttgtTTTAAAAGAATACCTCTCCAGGTCTTAAACATGGCCAGCTTTAAAGGAATATTTAAAAGTTTCCAGTAACGATCTAACACAAAACAAGGCTAAAATGCTAATGTTCTATCTTTAAAATCCTATTATAAAAAATGCAATATGAAGTAATGAAGTAAAAAGTAGTCTGATAACATTACCCCTGGGGGAATTCTGagccaaaaaatttaaaatgctgcAACAAAACTAAAAATTCTGCACAATTCTGCAcatttgtcaaaacaacacaatataatcacaccagtttcaattatttttggttatttatttcaaaatacctgtcagcaagaatgtctgtaacaatacagacaacaaaaaagattcaggaaatgttttttgacaaacagattccttactaggcatattaacaCAGaattctgagtaataattcatttaaactacaatacggAACAGTATTTCCTACACCCCTCAGAAGCGATGCAAAGGCCTGTGGGAGTTCAGGGTAATgaaggagctgagggaaagggaagtaaattgctgggaaggagcctgggtgtgaacttggaggattGTGGGTATGGGTGGGTAAAGTATCCCactcagtcaggcacatctgccccattccccatgtgttcctgcaccccTATCTATCCTTGCACCTCTTGTCCACATGTACCTCCACCCGCCCCTCAGACACCCACTCCCCTCCAtcctcatgtggccctgcacaccctcccccatccccatgcgtctctgtgcccccactcaaCCACCTCCTCCCTATGTGTCTCTGCATGCTCCCAtctccatgtgtctctgtgcccccactaaGCCATCCCTATCCCTGTGTGGCTCTATACCCCCATCCAGTCCCCATGTGTCTGTGCCCTCACTCAACCACCCCATCTCTGTGTGTCCCTgcaaccccccatccccatgaGTCTCTGTGCTCCCACTCAGTCACCCTCtgtccctatgtagctctgcacCTCTTCTCCCATCACCACGTGGCTCTGCACCTCCCTCCTCCCGTGCCTCCATTCCCATTCAGCCTCTGCCCCAGTCTCTCCTCCCcaactagcccttatgagccctCTCTGATCCCTCCAGCATCCCatgctgtctgtctccccatagcccctgtctcctgacctagGCCGACAGGTGCTGTGAAGAAAGCAGGCTCTTTCTCTGCCCTAGATGGCCGGGAGCTACTGCTGCAACATTCTATCACCACAGTGCCCTCTGGTAGGCAAAAGGAGGAAATGCAGCAACatttttgtgcagaaaaaagcttctgcagaaaattaaaaatatacgTGGCTCATTAATTACCCACATGTgcagtagcacagaattcccccaggagtataacaTGTATCCAGACAGTCAGATCAAAGCAGTGACCAGACACCCAAGCAGATTTCAACAGCTCTTTTGAAGAAGTATTGTTCTTTTGTTATAGCATACACATccatgtacagtagaacctcagagttaggaacaacagagttacaaactgaccagtcaacttcatttggaactggaagtacgcaaCCAGACAGTGGCAGTAGCAgagccctcccccctccacccccgtgcacaaaaatcaaataaaaaaagcaaatacagtacagtattgtgttaaatgtaaactactaaaaaaagataaagggaaagcagcatatttcttctgcatagtactgtttcaaagctatattaagtcaatgttcagttgtaaaacaGTTTTTGTAAGAACCATAAacatttgttcagagttatgaacatttcagatttAGAACAACCTCCATTCTTGAGGCGTTCATAATTCTGATGTTCTATTGTACAACTAGAAAAAATAAAGACATCCAAAGAGCTTTGAGTATCTCCTTTTGTTCCTTGTGTTTCTGACTGCAGCTCTGAACTTCCTGTCTTGAAGAACACCTAGAAACAGACTTTGCCTACTTTAGGAGTCCAGAGGACTTCCCATTTTCGATAATTTGAATGTAGGGAAAAATGTGCAATTAAAAACGTCAACAGTAtcactttaacaaaaaaaattggaCAATGAAGCACATATCTATATGAAGCTCTGGGCTGAGATACTCCTTACCCACGTGAGATGGCCAGACAGTTATGTGTGGATGAGAATGATACCAGCCCACAACCCTCATGGGACGTCCTGTAATCTCAGCCAATCTGTGTGTCAGTCAAGGTACTTTTAAAACAGTGATAGAGCAGAAGAGACTATATGTCCCTTGTGCAAGTTAAATAACCACCATGGGGCAGAATCCAAACATGGCCCTCAAGGGTTAATTTGATTTTAGTACATTAAAAGGAAGAAAGACAGGTGACGGTGTACACTGAAACTATCTTCCTCGTAGCCACCAATGGACGATCTCATCCTCACAGATGTAACACTTCCTTGAACAGAAGCAATGTGCATTTGTACATAGAAATATTTGATAACAAATGCTAGTAAGCTACCCAAAGAATTGGACTCTTGCCATTACAAAGATTACATGTAAAATGGGCTATTCTACTGGGGGAGTTTTCAAATACACCAAACCTGAAAACACAAACCTATTAACCTTTCATTTCCACAAAGTTTTCTTGCTGCATTTGCCAATTCTAAAAGTGAAAGGTGAGTTTTCTTCAAAATACAAAGGCAATCTTAAACGAAAACTCCAGGGATTAGTTATAATACTTTTGGTGTTAGTCTAAACATTCTCTCCTCtatctggcactggtgaggcctcatctagagtactgtgtccagttttgggctccccactacagaaagaatgtggacaaattagaaagagtccagcagagggcaacaaaaattattagagggctaAGACACAcgatttacgaggagaggctgagggaactgggcttatttagtctggagaagtgtgaggggggatttgatagcggcCTTCAACggcctgaaggggggttccaaagaggatggaggtaggctgttctcagtggtggcagatgacagaacaaggaatagcggtctcatgttgcagtgagggagatctaggttggatattaggaaaaactatatcactaggagggaggtgaagcactggaatgggttacctagggaggtggtggaatctccatccttagaggtttttaaggtatagcttgacaaagccttggctgggatgatttagctgaaGTTGGTCTtcctttgagcaggtggttggactacatgacctcctgagatctcttccaacccttatcTTCTATGTTCTTCTCTACACATATTAAAAACTGTAGCattgaaaatatatatttgtgaCAAAACCAAGTGATCAAGAACAATGGGTAATTACAATATGGTTCCATCACATCATTCAAAAAGTTTGGAAAGAGACTGCAGCAGTGGAGTGCTATAGCACAGCCTCTCAGGCAGAGTATGTGAAAAGATGGTAGGCATCTTTTATATTAACTACAATAAATCAAGGGTGGTACTGAAACCAAACAGGTTTGAGGTCTAGAAACCTTGTTGATAAAACTTCCTACTGAATACAGCCCTTTCTGGCTACAGTCTCTGTAAAAGGATATCTCTGCTTCAGTAGAAGCAGCTGAAAGCTGCTCCGGAGAAATCTCCACTCGATCCTTCCTCTTATCTGAACGGCGCAGGATAATCACGGAATGAATATGAACAATTCTGCTGGTGTCGACCTAATAATAAATGAGGGAGCAAGAATCACTCATCTCTCTCAGTGAACCAACTTCTCAAAGACACTGCTGCTACCACATCTTTACTAAAAAAGCACGCTTTCCAGCTTAGAACTCTTAAAACATAGTGATAGGTTTTTTAGTGGGTTACTTATTCTAGGTTTTCACTTCTGAAACCAGGAATTTAAAATTATTGAAGCTATGAGTTTAGGGTGTCACAACAATCTCACAGCTGAATTGGCACAAGTGGCTGACTACTGAAAAGACAGCCAAGACAAGAGTAGCCAGCTGTAGGCTCCAGAGCAAGAGAGAGGCACATATTACCTGAGCTATGCAAGAAATGCTTATGCAGAACATGTCTAAACTATGCCAGCTTTGGTCATTACTATTATTTCTTCAGTTCCCTGAGGATCAGGTTCCCCCATGAAGATAGAATTTAGAAAGTTTATCTTTGTGTAAAGATGTAACTTAACTACACGATTTTTTGCATATTTCGCTTTTAGGATCAATCAGGGCATGAAAAGCCTACCCAACACCCACTCGCTCAAAAACTAAACCTACTTATCTAGTCAAAACACACAGCCATGCCCTTTCCTGCAGGCCACTCATCTGATGCTTTGACTTGGAACATGAAGAAACAGTCTCTTATTGGCTAGACTCTGCGCATCCCCCACCCCTAAATTAATGCTAGTGCTCTCAAGCAAACACTAGTCAATGCTGCACTCAGAAAATACACACCATATCAGTTAGCATTGGGTCATCTCACACTAACAAGTCCATGTTGTCCCCCAACCAATACattacagcccccccccccgagccagtGTTTACCTCAATACCATACATTACTAATGGTGTGGAGTCACTCCATTATAAgtgtgcgtgtgtatatatatttctccccacaccccttctcCCTAAATAACAGAGTCCTACACTGGGGCAGCAGGACCTCCTGACATATACACAGATCTTTTTTTTGGGATGGCACGGTATTACTAACAAGCACCCTATACACACCCACACCTTTCTCCTGGAGAGGGGGAATGTGGTTGTGCCCCCGCTCCAGCAGGGGGCATTAGCAGTGGCTGCCCGTCTCCCTAGCAAGAGCAGAGGCACTGGAACTGTCTCCCGGGGTAGGGGACACCCCCAGCCCCTAGTCTATTGGGGGGGCAGGCTGGCATCCCCGGGGTGGGGGACACCCCCAGCCCCTCGCCTGTGGGGAGCAGAGGTGGCCAGGCACCAGCGGCGGGGACACTCCAGCACACCCAGCGCCCGGGCTCTGGAGCCCGCTTGCCCGCGGCCCGGCAGGTACCTCCCCGATGCACAGCCCCATGACCTCCTCCTTCTCGGTGCTCAGCGCGTGGTTGAGGCAGACCAGGAAGGCATCCGCCTCCAAGTGCACAGCCTGCACCGCCATCTTTGCACCGCCACCCCACCCACGCACCCACCAGGGAAGTGCGGGTCACGCCGCACGTAAGAGCCGGCTCTTCGCGGCCAATCCCAGCGCAGCCTGAAAAGTCAACAGCCAATGGCCCTCTCTAGGGGCAGTTCAACTTCCGGTCAGGCTGTCGGAAGAGTCCGGCCACATGCCTGAGCTGAGGCACTTCGGTTCCGGCGCTTCGAACCCTCCGTTGTGGGCTGCGGAGAGCGGAGTCCGCGGGCGGGGGCTGTGTGCGCTGGCCGCTGGGTCTCCGAACCGCCCGGGGCCCAGGAGGTACAGAGGAAGGGTGGACAGGAGGAGGGGTTTGAGCGGCGCACACGGTGATGGCCGTTAGCTGGCTGGGGGCTGCAAGTAGGTCACtaggaggggcggggcagggcgtcTCCTCAGCTGCATGCGTcccgctggggccgggctggctGCTCCCCCCAGGCTGGGCCATTTCGAGGACGGAGGCAGCCGATGTCTCAGTGAGACGCAGGAAGTCGGGGGCGAACGTGGGGTCCGCGCCCTCCAGTGTGCAGAGGGATCGGCTCCCCTACTCCCATGGggaagagcagggagggaggctaAGGAGAGGTCTCGCAGGCCCCTGGGGACATTGGAGGCTGCACCCCCCAATAACTCCTGCTAGGGGTAGTGGGGCAGGACGGGGCAATGTGCCCTGACAGGGGCAGCTTTGCCATTGGCACCTAGGGCGCTGGGTGACCATCATGCCCTACCTCGCGCAGAACAGGGTGGGCAAAGGCTGAGCAGCTGGTTTGCATCTGACATGCTTGCAGTGCAGTGCCCCCACGCCCGCAGGCCTGGCTCAGTCACTTGCAGGGAGTGGGGACTCTTAATTTGGCAGAGGTTTCAAGGTAGATTTTAAAGTCTCATGGTGAAGGGGTTCAATTGCCTTTGGGCATCAGTGAGCTATATCCTGAGAGGGTCTGTCCCACACTGGATCCCCTTGTGAAGCCCTTTTGCACCTGAATTGCATGCTCACTGTGACTTCAGCTTCATGCCCTCCAGTAGTCTGGTGGCCAAGGGTTGGTAAATGGCTGCACAGTGATCAGAAAGCATTGATGGGGATGGTTCTGCATGGGGGGAGGCCAGTAATGCCAAGTGAATCTGCAACACATTTTGCCTTCAAATGCCataatttctctctcctccccttttaTATATGCCTGTGCTCATCCTCTCCTGCTTGTTGGCTACCATGCCCTATTTCTGCCTTGCTCTTTCCTTGCTGTGCTCCATTTGCCTTCCTCTCATCTGATCCCATCAAACCTAGATCATCCATTCCTAACTTCTGCTCAACTCTCTGATTGGTAAACCTCTTCTATCCCTGAATAATTTGAGCAGAGTGGAAAGCTGAGTGTCTGTCAGATGCCTCTGCTCTATGCAAGTACTCCAGGTAGAGTTGAGAGTGGTTAAATTAGTGGTTAAATGTGTTGTAATGGCTCACCTGACTCATGGCTCTTGCATGTATGGCTGGTTTAGGGTAGATGGGCTATAGTTTCAGATGAGCTCAGTTCCCATATAGGCAACTAAATGAAATGGCCATATTTTTAAATCGGCACCAAACAGATTCCAATGAAAACAATAGGAGGTGCAGAATgctgcaaacttttgaaaaacTGGCCACTTACTAAAGTGCCTAAATGGTAgctgaactcttctgaaaatctgacctgaCCCCTTCTTGAAATACAATTTACTACAATTAACAACTACAAAATGTTTCACATGGGCACAGACTGTTTAGCACTCAATGAACTGTAGCTCTGGCCATCATCTGAGATGCAGCTAGAACAATTTCTTCATCTTTCCTTGTAAATTATTTATTGTATCAATCTTAAAAGCTAATAAATTATGTTTATCACACGATCTAGCCCTCCTACCAACCATTTTCATGCCTATACGTGAAAGCCACTGGTGTCCTAGGACTCCTTTAAACTTCAACAGCCTGATACTGAGATGGGCTGAACACCTGCACTCCTCTGCAAACCTATTGATAGGACATAGGATCAATGATAATAGATAGATTCTTTAATTCTGAAAATTTCAGGCTGGATAGTGATTCTGTTTAGAGTATGGAACAATATGGGGCTAAACCACATTGTGTAGAAAATAAGGAACAGTTCttatattgtaaaataaataGTAAGTAACCTCATGTctcctttctgctgctgcttcctacGAGCTGTTTGATTGCCTTCTCTGTATAATCAAGAAAGGAGTTTTGTATGTTTTCTCCCTTCAAGTTATTCTCAAGGTTTTAGGTATGATCCTTCCTGCTCTTTACTTCTTCAGATCACATCCATGTTTCTCTTCTGTgttagcttttttatttttaaagaaagatatT harbors:
- the BRCC3 gene encoding lys-63-specific deubiquitinase BRCC36, whose amino-acid sequence is MAVQAVHLEADAFLVCLNHALSTEKEEVMGLCIGEVDTSRIVHIHSVIILRRSDKRKDRVEISPEQLSAASTEAERLAEITGRPMRVVGWYHSHPHITVWPSHVDVRTQAMYQMMDQGFVGLIFSCFIEDKNTKTGRILYTCFQSIQAQKSSEYERIEIPIHVVPHDTIGKVCLESAVELPKILCQEEQDAYRRIHSLTHLDSVTKIHNGSVFTKNLCSQMSAISGPLLQWLEDRLEQNKQRVQELQREKEELMEELAALE